A single window of Jiangella alkaliphila DNA harbors:
- a CDS encoding RNA polymerase sigma factor: MSESAQPEGTRLRLVSTQTYTGWEAIYRDNVRRVYALMYTKVGNAPDAEDLTTDVFLAALKTLRTTATVGEVRAYLLATARTVLADHWRRTLGWQVTTLDGDTVAGVFEAPDGPDKTARVEAILAELPEQYQRILRLRFLDACSLREAASELGVTVANAKVLQHRALRRAAVIAERTAP; the protein is encoded by the coding sequence GTGAGCGAGAGCGCGCAGCCGGAGGGGACGCGGCTGCGCCTGGTGAGCACGCAGACCTACACCGGATGGGAGGCGATCTACCGCGACAACGTCCGCCGGGTGTACGCCCTGATGTACACCAAGGTCGGCAACGCCCCCGATGCGGAGGACCTCACCACCGACGTGTTCCTGGCCGCACTCAAGACCCTCAGGACGACGGCGACGGTCGGGGAGGTCCGCGCCTACCTGCTGGCCACCGCCCGCACCGTGCTCGCCGACCACTGGCGGCGCACGCTCGGCTGGCAGGTCACCACGCTGGACGGTGACACGGTGGCCGGCGTGTTCGAGGCGCCGGACGGCCCGGACAAGACCGCCAGGGTGGAGGCCATCCTGGCCGAGCTGCCCGAGCAGTACCAGCGCATCCTGCGGCTGCGCTTCCTGGATGCCTGCTCGCTGCGGGAGGCCGCGAGCGAACTGGGCGTGACCGTGGCCAACGCGAAAGTGCTGCAGCACCGCGCGCTTCGCCGGGCCGCGGTGATCGCCGAAAGGACGGCACCGTGA
- a CDS encoding vanadium-dependent haloperoxidase, with amino-acid sequence MTTFSRRNLLIGTGGAVALVAAGGTTVGATTPRHDAGVVLRWNRTLLGIVRTPGAQPATVHATRGFAMMHAAVSDAVVATTGRGRSLLARVDGGRGASPVAAAAQAAHDVLSTLYPAMAAALDRQLGDDLATVDDRRSRAAGVRVGRVTARRLLAARANDGSAATPPVLQPGTRPGEYRPTPPNFTPAVFTHWPAVRPFVIERASRFRPPPYPHLAGSRYAQAANEVQRLGQDTSTARTADQTTQARFWAAPIWNYWNEITQSVIIARAGGLATAATVFARLNLAFADAVIAFYDGKYRFRIWRPVTAVRLADTDGNPATRADPSWNSLATTPADPAYPGAHSVVSAAAATVLRDAFGATQRVSVTSEALPGVVREFGRFDDVATEAGLSRIFAGVHSRPDHDAGIHLGVQVARAVLHSL; translated from the coding sequence ATGACCACGTTCTCGCGCAGAAATCTGTTGATCGGCACCGGTGGGGCGGTCGCGCTCGTGGCCGCCGGAGGAACCACGGTCGGCGCCACCACGCCACGGCACGACGCCGGGGTCGTGCTGCGGTGGAACCGGACGCTGCTGGGGATCGTGCGGACGCCGGGCGCGCAACCAGCGACGGTGCACGCCACGCGTGGCTTCGCGATGATGCACGCGGCCGTCTCCGACGCGGTGGTGGCCACCACCGGCCGGGGGCGTTCGTTGCTGGCTCGGGTCGACGGCGGACGCGGAGCGTCCCCGGTGGCCGCCGCAGCACAGGCCGCTCACGACGTGCTGAGCACGCTGTATCCGGCGATGGCCGCCGCGCTCGACCGGCAGCTGGGCGACGACCTCGCCACCGTCGACGATCGGCGGTCCCGGGCCGCGGGTGTCAGGGTCGGCCGCGTGACCGCGCGCCGGCTGCTCGCGGCACGGGCGAACGACGGATCGGCCGCCACGCCGCCGGTGCTCCAGCCGGGGACCCGGCCGGGTGAGTACCGGCCCACCCCGCCGAACTTCACGCCCGCGGTGTTCACCCACTGGCCGGCCGTGCGGCCGTTCGTCATCGAGCGCGCCAGTCGGTTCCGCCCGCCTCCGTACCCCCACCTGGCCGGGTCGCGCTATGCCCAGGCCGCCAACGAGGTCCAGCGCCTCGGGCAGGACACCAGCACCGCCCGCACCGCCGACCAGACCACTCAGGCGAGGTTCTGGGCCGCCCCGATCTGGAACTACTGGAACGAGATCACCCAGAGCGTGATCATCGCGCGGGCCGGCGGCCTGGCGACCGCCGCGACCGTGTTCGCCCGCCTGAACCTGGCCTTCGCCGACGCGGTGATCGCCTTCTACGACGGCAAGTACCGCTTCAGGATCTGGCGGCCGGTCACCGCGGTCCGGCTCGCCGACACCGACGGCAACCCGGCGACGCGCGCGGACCCGTCCTGGAACAGCCTGGCGACGACACCGGCCGATCCCGCGTATCCCGGTGCGCACAGCGTCGTCTCCGCGGCGGCGGCGACCGTCCTGCGCGATGCCTTCGGCGCGACGCAACGGGTGTCCGTCACCTCGGAGGCGCTGCCCGGTGTCGTGCGCGAGTTCGGCCGGTTCGACGACGTCGCGACGGAGGCAGGGCTCAGCCGGATCTTCGCCGGAGTGCACAGCCGGCCGGATCACGACGCGGGCATCCACCTCGGCGTCCAGGTGGCCCGCGCCGTCCTGCATTCCTTGTGA